The genome window CCGTTGAGTCATTGAGGTACTTGCCGACAACACCACTGCTGTTGGCCAGTCCATCCGGAAAACGGCTCGATTTGGAGTTGAGCAGAATTCGGGCTGACTCGCAGGTACTCGCTCCCAGCATGACGGCTTTAGCTCGTACGGTCATTTCCTGCATCGTGCGGGTATCTACGTAGCTGATGCCCGTTGCTAATCCCGTTTGTGAATCAGTGAGCACTTCGCGGGCCATAGCCCCGTTAATGAGTGTCACGTTGCCGGTTTTGACCGCTGGAATACACAAAACGGACGAGGCTGAAAAATCGGCGTAAGCCTGACAACCCCGGTTGCACTGGTGGCAGTAAAAACAGGAGCCCCGTTCGTTGTTGATCGGTTTTGTCAGAATGCTCAGGCGCGAAGGAATGACTGGAATGCCGATACTTCGGGCCCCCTTCCGGATCATTAATTCATGCAGACGCGGTTTGGGTGGTGGCAGAAATATACCATCCGGCTCGTTGGGAAAATTTTCGACCGAGCCAAAGACACCGATCAGTTTGTCAACCCGATCGTAAAAGGGTTTGAGATCATCGTAACTGATCGGCCAGTCGTCGCCCACGCCCGACAGCGAACGACGCCGAAAATCGTCGGGCCCGAAGCGCATCGAGATACGTCCCCAGTGGTTGGTTCGTCCGCCAAGCATCCGGGAACGGAACCAGTGAAACTCGGTTCCTGACTTTGCCGAATAGGGTTCTCCGTCAATATCCCAACCTCCCCAGGCCGCGTCGAAGTCGCCACCCGAGCGTGCGGCTGTGCTGGCACCGCGACGGGGTGATTCCCACGGCCATTTTAATTGCGTAATGTACTTTGGATCGGCAGGATCGTAATAGCCACCGGCTTCGAGCAACACAACTTTGGCACCGGCTTTTGCCAGCATATACGCAGCCATGCCGCCCCCTGCGCCCGAACCCACGATGGCAACATCGTAGACAAGGGGAGGCTTTTTAAGTTGAGGAATATCCATCGAGAATGAAGAGTTAAGGAAAGTCAATAACCGGATCGGTCAATGTACCTGAAAGTCAGAGTAAGCGTGCGTTTACTGCTTTAGACAAAAGTTGGAAGGAAGCGAACGGAAACAGGAGTAACACTGAACAGGCGGATGCCCTCAACAAAAAAAGACCGAACGTTTTCGATCGGTCCTGGATAGTTACTAAATGAAGCTATCGATTGATTAGCGCATAGCTTGCACTGCTTCGGCTACTTTATCGGTATTGATGACATCGACTCCGATTTTTTTTAACTGTTTCCAGGCATTGGGTGAGTCCGGCGCCCCCCAGAACCGGATCAATTTATTGTCGCTGTGGGCTCGTTTGATAACGCGCTTGAGTTTTTCGCGATCTACTTCCGGCAGCTCGTCGGTGCCGTCCCAACGGGAATACAGGCGAAAATTATCGCTGATGAGGGCTACGCGCCGGAGCGTTTCATCGTCATATACCTCACTGGGCCGGCCATCGAATTGAAGGAGCAACGGATAGTCGAGGTAGGTTTCCAGTTTAGGACGGTTGCCACTGATAATGACCTGGATGGCCTTTGCGTTGGCCGTCCGGTTGAAATAAGAAAGATTTTCCTGCAAGAGCGTAATCAGCTTCGGCAGTACATCGGTTGGATTATCCTTAATATCCAGCATAAGCCCGAAAGTATAATCCCGTTCGGTGCTTACTTTATCTTTGTATTGACCGAATAATTTCGCGATCGGTTTTATGTAGAGTGAATCTAGGGTAGGCGCATTGCCGGTTGGTTTCTCCTGAGAGACGACCAGCTTCCCGTCCAGTAGCCACACATCGGCTTCAATAAAGTCCGCGCGTTGTTCATAAGCCGTCACGAATGGCCGGGGCTGGGCGTAGTCATTTTGTGACTGGATTTTCTGAGCCGTAGCAATTGCCACCGGTAGCAGTAAAAGGAGTAGGATGCGGAGATACATAAGCACTGCTTAATTTGTGACAAAGTAACACAGCTTATTTACTAAACCAAAACCACAAATCGACCTTGCCGTTTGCGCTCAAACTACTATTTTTGACTCTTGTTGTTTTTATATTAATAGTCCGTTCGGCTTGCCGACTGGGCTTCTGACTAACCAATGGATTTACTTAAAGGAAAAGTTGCGTTGATTACCGGTGCGTCGCGTGGTATCGGGCGGGCTATGGCGCTCAAGTTTGCTCAGGAAGGTGCTACGGTAGCGTTCACATTTTTGTCAAGCGTTGAAAAAGGACAGGCGCTGGAAGAAGAACTGCGGGCATTTGGCGGCCAGGCCAAAGGCTACCGTTCCGATGCATCGGACCACAAAGCCGCCGAAGAGCTTGTTAATCAAGTTATAGCTGACTTCGGTAAACTCGATATTCTGATCAACAATGCAGGCATTACGAAAGATGGTTTGCTAATGCGGATGTCGGAAGAGCAATGGGACACCGTAATCAACGTTAATTTAAAGTCGGTCTTTAACTTGACCAAAGCGGCTATCAAACCGATGATGAAAGCCAAAGCTGGTTCCATCATCAACCTGACATCCGTGGTCGGTATTCGCGGTAATGCAGGACAGGCCAACTATGCCGCATCAAAGGCCGGTATCATTGGCTTCACAAAGTCGGTGGCACTGGAGTTGGGATCGCGTAATATCCGGTCTAATGCCATTGCTCCGGGTTTTATCGAGACCGAAATGACCGGCGAAATCAATGAGAAGGCGCTTGACGAATGGAAACAGCAAATTCCGATGAAACGCGGTGGTCAACCCGAAGAGGTTGCCGACTGCGCCATTTTTCTGGCCTCCGACCTCTCGCGCTACATCACCGGTCAGGTGCTGCAAGTGGATGGGGGGATGTTAACCTAATGATGAATGATGACCGGATCATGCTATCTACTCGAATTCATTCATAAGTGAACCGGCGATCGGGTCATCGCGACCCGGTTGCCGCGACCCGGTCATTATTCATATTCATACTTGACAACGTGCGCTCCGACGTTCTATTCCAATCTTCGCCCTGGTGGATTCTAGTGTGCCTGCTCGTAGGAGCGGTCTACGCGTTTGCTATGTATCAGCCATTACCCCGGCTTGCGGGCAGTGGGACTGCCGTTGGTGGTTTCGATAAGCGAACGACGTACGGCCTGGCCGCGTTACGATTTATTGTAGTCAGCTTTCTTTGCTTTCTACTGCTCAATCCATTGATTCGGAGCGTACGAACGATCACCGAAAAGCCAAAAGTCGTGCTGGCCGTCGATAATTCTGAATCGGTTGCCGCAGCGGGACGCCCCGCGTTGAACCGGGCACTGACAAGTTTGCAAACGCTACGGCAGCAGCTGACAGACAAGGGGCTGGATGTGTCGGTACGAACGTTTGGGGATACGGTCACGGACGCTGATCTGACGCAGATTGCCTTTACGCAACGAACATCGAACCTGTCGGGGCTGTTGTCTGGTATTCGCTCCGATTACGAAGGGCGCAATCTGACGGATGTGGTCCTTATATCGGATGGTATCTTCAACCAGGGTTTGTCACCAACGTTCGGGCAATATCCGTTTGCTGTTCAGACGGTTGGTCTGGGTGATACCATTGCCAAGAAGGACATCCAGCTCAAAGGTATTGTTGCCAACCGGATCGCCTATCTGGGAAATCAGTTTCCGGTCCAGGCCGAGATTGTCAGCAATGGATTCCAGGGGCGAAGTGCTACCGTTGTGCTGCGGCAGAATGGGCGGGAACTAGGTCGCCAGTCGGTCAATTTTTCGAAGAACGACACGTTCAATCAACTTACATTTCAGACAACCGCAACACAGAAAGGCGTTCAGCATTACGTGGTCGAGATTCTGCCGCAACCGGGTGAATTTAGTACCCTTAACAACCGGCAGGATGTTTATCTGGATGTGATCGACGGGAAAGAAAAAGTACTGCTATTGGCGTTGTCGCCCCACCCGGACGTGAAAGCGTTGCGGAACATTCTGGAGCGAAATCAAAATTACGAACTGGATGTCCGCATTTTGACCGGCACACCGGCAGAAGCAACCCCACCCGCCGATAAAACTTACGACCTGCTCATTCTTCATCAGATCCCTGACAACGGGGGCTTAGGCAACGCACTGGTCCAGAAATACCTGTCGACCAATACACCCGTCCTGTTCGTGTTGGGTAACCAGTCGTCGTTAGGCCCGTTCAATACGTCGAACCCAGTGATGCAGGTAGTGGCCCAACCCAACCAGAGTGACAAAGTGACCGGGTCCTTTAACGGGGAGTTCAAGCAGTTGAACCTCGATCCGGCAAAACTTGAGTTGTTGAGCAAATTGCCCCCTATGTCCGTTCCCTACGGCGAATTTCGGCTCCAGCCCGGTAGCGAAGTGGTATTGTGGCAGCAGGTTGGGAGCGTCCGGACCACGAAACCGTTACTGGCGTTGAACGTAAACGCCGGATCGGTAGGTCGTCCGCGTAAAGCGGCTGTGCTGGCAGGTGAAGGCTTGTGGCTGTGGCGGCTCGAAGAGTACGCGCTGACTGACAAACAGGAAGTTGTCGACGAACTGATCCAGAAGGTTATACAACTGATCTCGGTGAAAGAAGACCGGCGTAAACTGCGCGTTTATCCAATCCGGAATGAGTTTGTGGCGGGCGAGAAAGTGATCTTCGAGACCGAACTGTATAATGACATTTACGAGCGACTCTACGACAAACCCGTTCGGCTGGAAATCACCGACGAGAAAGGGATAACCCGTTCGTACAACTATACCCCGACTGAAGCGAACAGCCGGTTTGAGATTAGCCGGCTGCCGCAGGGGGCTTATCGGTTCCGGGCCAGCGTAAGCGTTAATAACCGGGCTGAACAATCGGCGGGCCAGTTTGTGGTTCGTGATCTGCAACTGGAAGCCCTGAACACGACCGCCGATCATGGTCTGCTTCGTCAACTGGCCAAGCAAACGGGTGGGCAGTTCTACGGACCAACACGGGTCGATGCGCTTGTCAAGAACCTGACCGCCCGGTCGCACCCCGCCCGACTAAGCAGCACCGAGGAAATGAACGAGATTATCAACTGGCGGTGGCTGTTTTTCGTCGTTCTGACGCTAGCGGCCATCGAGTGGGGAGTCCGGAAATTCAACGGTGGCTATTGATAGTGGCCCAAACAGGCTCTGGCCATTCGCGATAATCGTACGCTGTCACTATCTCAGACAAGTTATTTCTCACCGAGGCACAACGATTACAGAGAGTAGTTTTCAGCCCTCAGTGATCGTTGTGCCTCGGTGAGAAATTGAAGAATAGGTACTGTTAGGTACTTACCCGGTAATCTTGAACACCCATACCGGCTGTCCCGCCAATTGCTGGCGCACTTTTTCCGGAATCGAAACGGTTAGTCCATTTTGCGATTTGGTTAGTTTCAGCGGTTGAGAAGAACCTAACAGGGTCACTTTCGCTTTCGATGGAAGTGTAGGTATGGTCAATGATACACTGGCCGGAAGCTGCTTCTCTGATTCTGCCGATAGATACGACGCATACGTTGCCTTGCCTGTTGTTGTGAACGCCCACTGTCCCTGCCGGTAAGGAGCCAACGGCTTGGTGCCATAGACTGACTCGCCATTCGTGGCTATCCACTTGCCAATTTCCTGCATCCGCTGATAGGCTTCTTCGTGCCATTCGCCGTCGGGGCCGGGTGCAACGTTAAGCAGCAGATTGCCATTCTTAGCGACCACATCGACCAGCGTTTGCACCAGCTTGCGCGCCGACTTGAAGTTTTCTTTCGGGATATACGACCAGCTATTGCCCATCGTCATGCAGGTTTCCCACGGAATAGGCATGTAATGGTCTGGAATCTGTTGTTCGGGCGTCACGTAATTCTCGAACTCGCCTGATACGGTGCGGTCCACCACCAGCAGGCCCGGTTGGTGCTGACGGGCCATTCCGGCAATGCGGGCCATGTTTATGTCCTGACTATAGGGAATGGTGCGCTGCCAGCTTATGGTCGAATCGATGGTGCTTGCCGGACGAACCCAGCCACCATCGAGCCACAAAATGTCAACTTTGCCGTAACCCGTCATCAACTCTTCAATCTGATTGTAGGTGAAGTCGCTGAATTTCTTCCAGTTGTCCGGGTATTTCTTTGGATCGTAGCTGACATTGCGGTCTTTCGGGGGGAAATAAGGCCACCAGTACTGTTCGGTATGCCAGTCTGGCTTGGAAAAATACGTGCCGACCATGAATCCCTGCTGGCGGAATGCACCAAGAATTTCTTTCGTTACGTTACTGCGTGGATTTGCCGAGAAGGGCGTTTTCTTGTCCGTAATCTTATAGTCGGTCTGTTTGGTGTCGAACATACAGAACCCGTCATGGTGCTTCGTGGTGAAGATGACGTACTTCATGCCAGCCTGTTTCGCGGCATCGGCCCAGCGTTCAGGATTGAATTTGGTCGGGTTGAACGTCGTCTGGAGATTTTCGTACGCTTTTTTGTAGTCGTACCAATTGGCGGCATGAGGACCTTTTCGTTCGCACCAGCCCTCGTCTTCGGGGCAGAGCGACCAGGATTCGACCACGCCCCATTCACTGTAGGTGCCCCAGTGCATGAGCAGACCAAATTTGATGTCCTGCCAGTTCTGTAGTTTTTGTTTGACCTGTTCATCTTTAGGCCAGATGTACTTGTCGTGGTTTTGTTCGGAATGTTGCTGCGCGAAGGCTGGCACACTGAGCATTGCTCCCAGAGCAAGGCGTAGGAATGCGGATTTCATGAAACGACGGAGTTGTTGTTGAGCGTCCCGGAAAGCAAAACAGATTGCCGGAAACGAAACTTTCCAGCAATCTGCTCCTTTTTTGTGGATTATCCGAATCGTCCGCCTATTGCATCGTAAACGTATAATTTCGTCCTGCCTGGGTCATAAAATCGTAAACCTGCGCGGTCGGTGACGCTGCTGTCGGAACGGTCGGTCCCTGAAAAAGCGGATTAGGATTGGCACCGCTGGCTGATTGTAATGCCACACCACCCGATGCCTTCAGGGCGTTCGGAACGCGGATGCGGCAATTGCCACCGATGGTAGACCGGATAACGACTTTACTCACCTTGCCGTCCTGCCAGGCCATTTCCACAATATCGAAACCGCCCCGCGCCCGCAATCCGTTCACCTGACCGGTTTTCCACTGATCGGGGAGGGCCGCCAGCAAACTAATGTGGTCCAGGTGACTTTGCAGCAGCATTTCGCTCATACCGGCTATTCCCCCAAAATTACCGTCGATCTGAAACGGCGGGTGCGCACAAAATAGATTTGGGTAGGTGCCTCCCGCGTTGGCATACTGGGTCCCTTCCACACCACTTAGTTTCAGCAACTCGCGCAGGAGTTTGTAGGCGTGGTTACCGTCATTAAGCCGCGCCCAGAAGTTAATTTTCCAGGCTTTGCTCCAGCCCGTGCCGCCATCTCCCCGAATCTCCAGCGTTTTGCGGGCCGCAGCCGCCAGATCGGGTGTGGTCAGGGGGGCAATGGACCGACCGGGATGCAGGGCAAACAGGTGTGATACGTGCCGGTGTTGCGGATCGACATCCTCAAAGTCTTTGTACCACTCCTGCAAATTGCCTTTTTTGCCGATTTGATACGGATAGAGTTTACTGGTTTTCTCGCTGATCAGCTGCCGAAACGCAACGTCCGTATTGAGCACGGTAGATGCTTCCACGACGTTGGTGAACAGATCGCGGATAATACCCATATCCATTGTCGTGGCTATGGATACCTCACCCTGTTTACCACCGGGAAGTACGAACACATTTTCGGGGGTGGTCGATGGAGCCGTGACGAGGTGTCCGTCTTTATACGGTATCAGCCAGTCGGAGCAGAATTGAGCGGCCCCTTTCATAAGCGGATAGGCAGTGTCGCGTAGAAATGCTTTATCACCCGTGAAGCGGTAGTGTTCGTACAGGTGCTGGCAAAGCCACGCGCCCCCCATGGCCCAGTTAGCCCATAATGGGCTACCTTTTCCCAAGTCACCAACCGGATTCGAAAGGCCCCAGATGTCGGTGTTATGGTGAGCCGTCCAGCCGCCGATGCCGTAGAAATTCTGGGCAGTAGCTTTACCCGTAACGGCTACATCCTTGATCAAGCCGAAAAGCGGCCGGTGAAATTCGGACAGGTTGCTGACCTCAGCGGGCCAGTAGTTCATTTGGGTGTTGATGTTGATGGTAAAATTACTGCTCCACGGTGGCCGAACGTGCGGGTTCCAGATGCCCTGCAAATTAGCGGGTGTACCGGTCGGGCGCGAGCTGGAAATCAGCAGATAACGCCCAAACTGGTAGTACAGGCTTTCCATGGTTGGGTCGTCTTCGCCGGTTGCGTACCTGCTCAGTCGTTCGTCGGTCGGTAGCGCCTGCCGGTCTGGCCCGTTTTTCGTCGGGTTCAGGGTGAGCGATACGCGGTTAAAATAGGTCTGGTAATCCTGCTGGTGAGCCTGTTTGAGCGTGGTATACGATTTGCGGGCGGCTGGATTCAGATACCCAACCACTAGTTTCTGTTCGTCTTTGCCGTCTTTATCCGGACACTTGTCGAACCCGTTGAAACTGGTAGCCGCCGAAAGCAAAAGCACCACGCTGGTTGCCTTGCTGACATGTATGCCAGCGGTATCGGTTGTCACGGTGCCATCGCTGGGGAGGGCGCGAACCCGAAGGGCGAACCGCATACCCCGGCATTGGCTGACATCGTCGTAGATGATTGGCTGCGGATTATCGCCGACGTAGTTTGGGTCGGTATGAGCGGGTGCTTTCCCGTTCAGGGCCAGTTCCCGGTTGTTGATTACGGCCAGTCGGTAGCGAAGCTGGCTTTTGGTAGAGGCTGTAAAATTGAGAGCACCGGGTTTACTAGCGGTCAGGCGCACTACGATAACCTGATCGGGAGCCGACACGAATACCTCCCGCGAATACGTCACCCCGTCCACCGTAAATCGGGTTGTGGCACTGGCGTCGCTGATGTTGAGATCCCGGTAATAATCCGTTGGCTGGCTGCTGAACGGCTGCTGAATCCGCAGGTCGCCCAGTGGCTCGTAGGATTCGGTGTAGCGGCCCTGCATTTTTTTGAGCAGTGTCGTGGCCAGTTCATAATTCTCCTCGAATAATGCTTTACGGACTTGCGGAAGATACGATTTTGCGTCCGGATTCGGGTTGGTGTCAGCTGGTCCGCCCGACCAGAGCGTACTTTCGTTGAGTTGCAGCAGCTCGTCCGTGACTTTTCCGAAGACCATGACGCCCAGGCGGCCATTGCCCACGGGTAAGGCTTCGTTCCAGTTCCGGGCGGGTTGTTTGTACCAGAGCTTGTAGGGCTGAGGCTGCGCACTCAGCCGGCCCGAAAGACTGACAAGGCAGGCAAGTAGAATGACGTAAAAATGAGTTGGTTTGGTAAGCATGAATGGGTTGTATCGTGAGCCCGCTAAGTTAGGCGATCTTGTCTGGTAAGTGATCTGCCGCCGGTTTTTACTCGTTAAGACGTGACAGGGAACACTGACTGAACCCATCCAGACGACGTTTTTCGAGCTGGTATGGGCTCTGGTGCACGACGTACATAAGTACATTATATTCCTGAGAACAGCAACAGATTGGGATTATCAGTATATGAAATTCGTTTTGTTTCTATTCACAAAGTATTGATAATCAATACATATTGGGGTAATATGGCCATTGTACTTTTGTGGGAAAACACTTTTGGTGTACTAACCTGCAAAACGTATGATGTCTTTTTTACAACCGTTAACGTCACTACCGCGTGCGCTACGCCTGTTGGTCGTGGCGTGTCTGATTGGCCTGCTGCCCGCCCTACCGGCATTGGCGCAAACCATTACGGGTCGGGTCGTATCGGCCGACGATAACCAGCCATTACCCGGTGTTTCGGTTGTGGTCAAAGGTACCTCTACGGGTACGACGACCCGCGCCGATGGTACCTATTCACTTAATGCCGCTTCATCCAGCACACTAACCTACTCGTTCATTGGGTACGAAACGAAAGAAATTACGGTGGGCAACCGTACGGCCATCGACATTGCCCTGGCCGTGGGCACATCGACGCTGAGCGAGGTTGTTGTAACGGCGCTGGGTATCAAAAAAGATATTCGGCAAACGGGTGTTGCGATCCAGACTGTAGAAGGGTCACAGCTGTTAAAAGCGCGTGAACCCAACCCGATCAACTCCCTGACGGGCAAAGTGGCTGGCCTAACTATCGGGTCTTCGTCCGAATTGCTGGGTCGCCCGAATATTTCCTTGCGGGGTAATTCGGATGTGCTGTTCGTTGTGGATGGCATCCCGATTACATCCGATACCTGGAACGTCAGCGCCGACGATATTGAGACCTATACCGTATTAAAAGGAGCTTCGGCATCGGCCCTGTACGGGTTTCGGGGAAAAAACGGAGCCATTCTGATCACCACCAAGCGCGGTACAAAAGATAAACGCGGCTTTTCGGTAGAGGTCAATACCAGCCAGATGGCCGATCAGGGGTTTCTGGCGATTCCTAAAGTGCAGGACGAATACGGCCCCGGTGATCACGGTGTGTATGCATTTGGCGATGGCAAAGGAAATGGCCTGAACGATGGCGATTACGACATCTGGGGACCAGCCCTGAACGGTCAGCTGATTCCGCAGTATGACAGTCCGGTTGTGTCGGGTCAGACGTTCACCACCACGTTTCCCAATGGCAAAACGTTTACCAGTAACCGCCAGCCAACGCCGTTTGTGCCACGGGGCAAAGACAACCTCAGCCGGTTTATCCAGACGGGTATTCTCTCGAACAACAACGTTGCGGTAGCGGCATCGGGCGAAAAATACGATATGCGCTTTTCGCTGTCGCACAATTATCAGCAGGGCTTGGTGCCGAACACGAAGCTCAACGTAACGAACTTCAACATTACGGGTGGGTATAATTTTTCGCCTAAACTGCGCTTCGAGTCTAGTCTGAACTACAACCGCCAATACACGCCCAACTTCCCGGATGTCAACTACGGACCAAACTCGCTGATCTACAATGTTATCGCCTGGGGTGGCGCGGACTGGAATATTGATGATATGAAGCAGATCTGGCAGCCGGGCAAAGAAGGTACGCAGCAGATTTACGCTGAATACCAACGCTATAACAACCCCTGGTTTCTGGCTAAATACTGGCTGCGTGGGCATTACAACAGCAACGTGTATGGCTACACGTCGCTTCGTTACCAGCTTGCCGACGGATTGCAGCTGACGGGTAAAACACAGTTGACGACCTACAGCATTCTGCGGACAGAAAAACTACCATATTCGGCGACGACCTATGGCCGTGAAGAAGCCCGTGGTGATTACCGTGAAGATCGCCGGAGCCTGTTCGACAACATCAACCAATTGCTGCTGCAATACAACAAAAAAGTGACGCCTGATCTGGCCCTGAACGCACTGGTCGGTGGTGAAGCGCGTATTTTTAATTATAATTCCAACTACGCCAGCACCAACTATCTGAACGTACCGGGTGTCTATAATTTCGCGAACTCATCGAATCCGGTTATTGCGTCGAACTTCCAGTCGGACATGCGCGTGCTGTCGGCTTATTACTCGGCTGATTTCACGTTCCGCGATTATGCCACATTGACCACGACGGGCCGTATCGATAAACTCTCGACACTGCCGAAAGGAAATAACGCGTACTTCTATCCATCGGTGGCACTGAGCACAGTCATCTCAGACTATGTTCAGTTGCCAGCCAAACTTGGTATCTCGTTCCTGAAACTACGGGCTTCGTATGCTAACGTAAAAGATGGGCTGACCCAATCGACTATCGGCTCAACCCCAGGGGCTTCGTTCCCGGTCGGTTACGGCGTCGATTACAGCTCGTCGTATGGTGGCCCAACCTACCAGAACTCGGCGGTGTATACATTGCCGCTAACGTATAATAACAAACCATCGGCCTACTACGCCAATACACTCAATAACCCGAACCTGAAGCCCAACTCGACCTCACAGGCGGAAGTCGGTCTTGATATCCGGTTCCTGAATAACCGTTTGATCCTGGATGGTGCGTATTACGTGAGCAACGACGGACCGCGCATTTTTACGTTGCCTTCGTCGGAAGCAACGGGCTACACCGGTCGCCTGGTCAATGGGATCAGTACGCAGAAAAAGGGTGGTGAGATCTCCCTGACGGGGCAGGCAATTCGCTCGCCCAAAGGGTTTAACTGGGATGTTGTTGCCAACTACTCAACCTACACGGAACGCTTGAAAGATGTTTATACGGAAGGCGGTATCAATACGCTGGCATCCAGTTATTTTGTGGGTAACAGCAGTGGCTCGCGGTTCATCAATATCGGTGATCGGACGGATGGTTACTATTCGAGCGCGTTCGTGCGCACCCCCGATGGTCAACTGATCAATGACGCCGGCGGGCGGCCGATTATCAATCCCGTGTCGCAGTTCCTGGGGTACGTGAATCCGAAATTCGTCTGGGGGATCAACAACCGGTTCAGCTACAAAAACCTCACGTTCAGCTTCCAGTTCGATGGTCGGGTTGGTGGTGTGATCGGTGATTACGTCCGTCAGAAAACATTCCAGGGTGGTCGCCACATCGAAACGATACAGGGTGCTTTGGGAGCTGCCCGTCCGAACGACGTGAAGGGCATCAAGTCCTACGTTGGTGATGGCGTGGTGCTGACAAGTGGTAGCATTAACTACGACGTAAATGGGAACGTGCTCAACTACGGTGAGTTGAAGTACGCGCCTAACACGATTCAGACGTTCGAGCAGGATTACATCGCCCGCGCGTTTGGCTCGACCGAATCATTCCTGATGAGCCGGAGCTTTGCCAAACTGCGTGAGGTTATCATTGGCTATTCGTTGCCGCAGAATCTGCTGAGACGTGTCGGGGTCAAACAGGCTAGCGTATCGGTAGTGGGTCGGAACCTTCTGTATTTCGCCCAATACAAAGATATTGATCTGGATCAGTACCTGACTGGTGGTCTCTCCACCCTACAAACCCCAACGACCCGCCGGTACGGCATCAACCTGAATCTGGTATTTTAAAAACAGTCAGCAGGCTATCAACGGCTGACTACCGACCGAAAAATCATGAAACTTTATAAACACATACTTCTCCCGCTCGTCGTATTTGGCCTGACACTGGCCAGTTGCGAAAAGCCGTTCGATCAACTCGAACAAGATCCGAACCGGCC of Spirosoma agri contains these proteins:
- a CDS encoding SusC/RagA family TonB-linked outer membrane protein, encoding MMSFLQPLTSLPRALRLLVVACLIGLLPALPALAQTITGRVVSADDNQPLPGVSVVVKGTSTGTTTRADGTYSLNAASSSTLTYSFIGYETKEITVGNRTAIDIALAVGTSTLSEVVVTALGIKKDIRQTGVAIQTVEGSQLLKAREPNPINSLTGKVAGLTIGSSSELLGRPNISLRGNSDVLFVVDGIPITSDTWNVSADDIETYTVLKGASASALYGFRGKNGAILITTKRGTKDKRGFSVEVNTSQMADQGFLAIPKVQDEYGPGDHGVYAFGDGKGNGLNDGDYDIWGPALNGQLIPQYDSPVVSGQTFTTTFPNGKTFTSNRQPTPFVPRGKDNLSRFIQTGILSNNNVAVAASGEKYDMRFSLSHNYQQGLVPNTKLNVTNFNITGGYNFSPKLRFESSLNYNRQYTPNFPDVNYGPNSLIYNVIAWGGADWNIDDMKQIWQPGKEGTQQIYAEYQRYNNPWFLAKYWLRGHYNSNVYGYTSLRYQLADGLQLTGKTQLTTYSILRTEKLPYSATTYGREEARGDYREDRRSLFDNINQLLLQYNKKVTPDLALNALVGGEARIFNYNSNYASTNYLNVPGVYNFANSSNPVIASNFQSDMRVLSAYYSADFTFRDYATLTTTGRIDKLSTLPKGNNAYFYPSVALSTVISDYVQLPAKLGISFLKLRASYANVKDGLTQSTIGSTPGASFPVGYGVDYSSSYGGPTYQNSAVYTLPLTYNNKPSAYYANTLNNPNLKPNSTSQAEVGLDIRFLNNRLILDGAYYVSNDGPRIFTLPSSEATGYTGRLVNGISTQKKGGEISLTGQAIRSPKGFNWDVVANYSTYTERLKDVYTEGGINTLASSYFVGNSSGSRFINIGDRTDGYYSSAFVRTPDGQLINDAGGRPIINPVSQFLGYVNPKFVWGINNRFSYKNLTFSFQFDGRVGGVIGDYVRQKTFQGGRHIETIQGALGAARPNDVKGIKSYVGDGVVLTSGSINYDVNGNVLNYGELKYAPNTIQTFEQDYIARAFGSTESFLMSRSFAKLREVIIGYSLPQNLLRRVGVKQASVSVVGRNLLYFAQYKDIDLDQYLTGGLSTLQTPTTRRYGINLNLVF
- a CDS encoding glycoside hydrolase family 95 protein translates to MLTKPTHFYVILLACLVSLSGRLSAQPQPYKLWYKQPARNWNEALPVGNGRLGVMVFGKVTDELLQLNESTLWSGGPADTNPNPDAKSYLPQVRKALFEENYELATTLLKKMQGRYTESYEPLGDLRIQQPFSSQPTDYYRDLNISDASATTRFTVDGVTYSREVFVSAPDQVIVVRLTASKPGALNFTASTKSQLRYRLAVINNRELALNGKAPAHTDPNYVGDNPQPIIYDDVSQCRGMRFALRVRALPSDGTVTTDTAGIHVSKATSVVLLLSAATSFNGFDKCPDKDGKDEQKLVVGYLNPAARKSYTTLKQAHQQDYQTYFNRVSLTLNPTKNGPDRQALPTDERLSRYATGEDDPTMESLYYQFGRYLLISSSRPTGTPANLQGIWNPHVRPPWSSNFTININTQMNYWPAEVSNLSEFHRPLFGLIKDVAVTGKATAQNFYGIGGWTAHHNTDIWGLSNPVGDLGKGSPLWANWAMGGAWLCQHLYEHYRFTGDKAFLRDTAYPLMKGAAQFCSDWLIPYKDGHLVTAPSTTPENVFVLPGGKQGEVSIATTMDMGIIRDLFTNVVEASTVLNTDVAFRQLISEKTSKLYPYQIGKKGNLQEWYKDFEDVDPQHRHVSHLFALHPGRSIAPLTTPDLAAAARKTLEIRGDGGTGWSKAWKINFWARLNDGNHAYKLLRELLKLSGVEGTQYANAGGTYPNLFCAHPPFQIDGNFGGIAGMSEMLLQSHLDHISLLAALPDQWKTGQVNGLRARGGFDIVEMAWQDGKVSKVVIRSTIGGNCRIRVPNALKASGGVALQSASGANPNPLFQGPTVPTAASPTAQVYDFMTQAGRNYTFTMQ